The following proteins are co-located in the Anaerolineae bacterium genome:
- a CDS encoding response regulator transcription factor: protein MANPLAFIIEDDDKLATIFAEALRMAEFETEVVQDGHTALTRLANTTPAVVVLDLHLPHVSGQEILQQIRGDERLAKTRIILATADALMAEHLRQKADLVLIKPISFSQLRDLSARLRPRD, encoded by the coding sequence ATGGCAAATCCCCTTGCTTTCATCATTGAGGATGACGACAAATTGGCCACTATCTTTGCCGAAGCGTTACGCATGGCCGAATTCGAAACCGAAGTGGTGCAGGATGGTCATACCGCCCTGACCCGGCTGGCCAATACAACGCCGGCCGTGGTGGTGTTAGACCTACATCTGCCTCACGTTTCGGGCCAGGAAATTTTGCAGCAAATCCGGGGTGATGAACGGCTGGCCAAAACGCGCATCATCCTGGCCACCGCCGATGCCCTGATGGCTGAACATCTCAGACAAAAAGCCGATTTGGTGCTGATCAAGCCCATCAGCTTCAGCCAATTACGCGATTTGTCCGCCCGCCTGCGCCCGCGTGATTGA